The proteins below come from a single Streptomyces sp. M92 genomic window:
- a CDS encoding WhiB family transcriptional regulator: protein MTELVQQLLVDDADEELGWQERALCAQTDPESFFPEKGGSTREAKKVCLACEVRSECLEYALANDERFGIWGGLSERERRRLKKAAV, encoded by the coding sequence ATGACCGAGCTGGTGCAGCAACTGCTGGTCGACGACGCGGACGAGGAGCTCGGCTGGCAGGAGCGCGCACTGTGCGCCCAGACCGACCCCGAGTCCTTCTTCCCCGAGAAGGGCGGCTCCACCAGAGAGGCCAAGAAGGTCTGCCTCGCCTGCGAGGTCCGCTCCGAGTGCCTCGAGTACGCCCTCGCCAACGACGAGCGTTTCGGTATCTGGGGCGGTCTCAGCGAGCGCGAGCGCCGCCGGCTGAAGAAGGCCGCCGTCTGA
- a CDS encoding cysteine dioxygenase, with amino-acid sequence MNSDSDLQIAGDILEVPHLLQAPREHPATVAEFAGLVRSLAADRSAWQDLVRYDATTRWYHRLRTGPGYEVWLLSWLPGQGSGRHDHGPSSGVWTVLEGSLTERTERGTRALRPGTQKVFAPGHVHEVVNDALEPAVSLHVYFPGLTEMPMHSPRCSATVRNTDTGAVTTV; translated from the coding sequence ATGAACAGCGACAGCGACCTCCAGATCGCCGGCGACATCCTCGAAGTCCCCCACCTCCTCCAGGCACCGCGCGAGCACCCGGCCACCGTCGCCGAGTTCGCCGGCCTGGTCCGTTCCCTGGCCGCCGACCGGTCCGCGTGGCAGGACCTGGTCCGGTACGACGCGACGACACGCTGGTACCACCGGCTGCGCACCGGCCCCGGCTACGAGGTCTGGCTCCTGTCCTGGCTGCCCGGCCAGGGCAGCGGGCGCCACGACCACGGGCCTTCCTCCGGTGTGTGGACCGTCCTGGAGGGCTCCCTCACCGAGCGCACGGAACGCGGCACGCGCGCGTTGCGGCCGGGGACGCAGAAGGTCTTCGCCCCGGGACACGTGCACGAGGTGGTCAACGACGCGCTGGAGCCGGCGGTCAGCCTGCACGTCTACTTCCCTGGCCTGACCGAGATGCCCATGCACTCCCCGCGGTGCTCGGCCACCGTGCGGAACACGGACACGGGCGCGGTGACGACTGTCTGA
- the cofD gene encoding 2-phospho-L-lactate transferase yields the protein MRIVVLAGGIGGARFLRGLKQAAPDADITVIGNTGDDIHLFGLKVCPDLDTVMYTLGGGINEEQGWGRTDETFHLKEELAAYGAGPEWFGLGDRDFATHIVRTQMITAGFPLSAVTEALCDRWKPGVRLIPMTDDRVETHVAVELDGERKAVHFQEYWVRLRASVAAEAVVPVGAEQSKPAPGVLEAIAEADVILFPPSNPVVSVGTILAVPGIREAIADAGVPVVGLSPIVGDAPVRGMADKVLAAVGVESTAAAVAEHYGSGLLDGWLVDTVDAESVTRVKAAGILCRAVPLMMTDLDATAQMAREALTLAEEVREA from the coding sequence ATGCGCATTGTGGTTCTGGCAGGCGGCATCGGCGGTGCCCGGTTCCTGCGTGGTCTCAAGCAGGCCGCGCCGGACGCGGACATCACGGTCATCGGCAACACCGGGGACGACATCCACCTCTTCGGGCTGAAGGTCTGCCCGGACCTCGACACGGTGATGTACACGCTCGGCGGCGGCATCAACGAGGAGCAGGGCTGGGGACGGACCGACGAGACCTTCCATCTGAAGGAGGAGCTCGCGGCGTACGGCGCCGGACCCGAGTGGTTCGGCCTGGGCGACCGCGACTTCGCCACGCACATCGTGCGGACCCAGATGATCACCGCCGGGTTCCCGCTGAGCGCGGTGACCGAGGCACTGTGCGACCGCTGGAAGCCCGGCGTACGCCTGATCCCGATGACCGACGACCGCGTGGAGACCCACGTCGCGGTCGAACTCGACGGCGAACGCAAGGCGGTCCACTTCCAGGAGTACTGGGTACGGCTGCGGGCCTCGGTTGCCGCCGAGGCGGTCGTCCCCGTCGGCGCCGAGCAGTCGAAGCCGGCCCCGGGCGTACTGGAGGCCATCGCGGAGGCGGACGTCATCCTCTTCCCGCCCTCCAACCCGGTCGTCTCGGTCGGCACGATCCTCGCCGTGCCCGGCATCCGGGAGGCGATCGCCGACGCCGGGGTGCCGGTGGTGGGCCTCTCCCCGATCGTCGGGGACGCGCCCGTGCGCGGGATGGCCGACAAGGTCCTCGCGGCGGTCGGCGTGGAGTCCACCGCCGCGGCGGTCGCCGAGCACTACGGCTCGGGACTGCTCGACGGCTGGCTCGTCGACACGGTCGACGCGGAGTCCGTCACGCGCGTGAAGGCGGCCGGCATCCTGTGCCGCGCCGTCCCGCTGATGATGACCGACCTCGACGCGACCGCGCAGATGGCCCGGGAGGCCCTGACGCTGGCGGAGGAGGTGCGCGAGGCATGA